One Gemmatimonadota bacterium DNA segment encodes these proteins:
- a CDS encoding GWxTD domain-containing protein, with the protein MFTSPIVRYALLMAVVLWSAADAQEDLILRTGATGQVWTYSREMSGIALTELWTDGAEREQCLGIFPGRPGQLGITETGTIIYQSIPLLLPAPGDILHRGHTISLAPSRYWELTSSGRDILIIDDPDLESIIWTTEKAIKGLKPTAPAIGKNDLPTLTSGFNAVRLAQLSLSRWEFKQAAAYYNQAARHFETLARQSAKSGLSKSPMQDYVHAFQSAAQEIQKNGSRWVCRDHLTAISRLLTAYRRDHRGKMPDQLSALQKWTVDQSRADPGTIARLFRAPADRNNTRPISYFYRPNAATGEAIVVSYFYPGRLVELVRHTENYRVQDRPIGKTQIDSLVEMGKTLLSQNDTLAVPILTALTHVAPDLKLGHCLLGYAYLEVENYDRARNAFERAIDLDHRLSEAYNGLGLVFQNRPKGLYNAIRYFRRALQWPPDERLSQLYNIHRDARFNMAQTRYKLKEYDTKRDLDHVIALDPTYAPTYKLLGKWWEEQEEDYEQAAMAYARYITLAPEDPEGRELLSRAYLRSKNFDRIVQLLEDHIREYPEEITSLPILAQACLELKRPNWAQTYFSRYVAHLDPQHRALYEDIRFLASVEELEEYNSLDTDAARSSFLRQFWALKDPNLITATNERKLEHYRRVWYALTNFSEGKKPFDRRGEVYIRFGEPDYRSRSNMLNLQQSLSVQRVKERVAQTLFGGEAAQQTYFGPVYPVRGLQTRLSGATPISMQREDASMQQAIEQSQERERQGLESGDEEQRTVRSAQATADDQTGEDISTFERRANSVVNAGNMGSEFFNLQPDFNAVSVPEDASMVRWETWIYTDVNGGIEITFTDEAMTGSFDYAPSPLDPNIPIRTLALLNRYNPRRVTEFAARVTPDYYATPENTRPLEFYYDLADFQSLQNDVSALEVYTGIPQTLGRYFAENNTTEMVVERTVSLLNEQTGDVYRRTGDVRYRNAGDQTGIQGAFIPDVVRLDAPPGYYKLEVHLLDRLSGRQGRYRQIIELEKYQTRSMKVSDLELAWRVAEGGPQDKFRKGELHVVPMPTRTYPKGQSIFVYYEIYNLKRDEFGQTRYQVEYTIAPKGKGVGGAVSRLVRTLGGKREKVLLGYEQVGTMNLETVYTELELGDREPGRYALEVVITDLNSEQTASKNALFVVAQ; encoded by the coding sequence GTGTTCACTTCACCAATAGTCAGATACGCATTGCTCATGGCTGTCGTGCTCTGGAGCGCCGCAGACGCCCAGGAGGACTTGATCCTCCGCACTGGAGCGACCGGTCAGGTGTGGACCTACTCTCGAGAGATGAGCGGCATCGCACTGACAGAGCTGTGGACCGACGGTGCGGAACGGGAACAGTGTCTCGGTATATTCCCCGGGCGACCAGGTCAACTGGGAATAACAGAAACCGGAACCATCATCTACCAATCCATCCCCCTATTATTGCCCGCACCTGGCGACATCTTGCATCGGGGACACACCATCTCCCTCGCCCCATCCCGATACTGGGAACTGACGTCATCGGGACGCGATATCCTCATAATAGATGATCCGGATCTGGAATCCATTATCTGGACCACTGAAAAAGCGATAAAAGGATTAAAACCGACCGCCCCCGCTATTGGCAAAAACGACCTACCCACCCTGACATCGGGTTTCAACGCCGTGCGCCTGGCGCAACTGAGCCTCTCGCGCTGGGAGTTCAAACAAGCCGCCGCTTATTACAACCAGGCAGCGCGCCATTTTGAAACACTGGCCAGACAATCCGCGAAAAGCGGCCTATCCAAATCTCCCATGCAGGACTACGTGCACGCATTTCAAAGCGCCGCGCAAGAAATTCAAAAAAATGGATCCCGCTGGGTCTGCCGCGACCACCTCACCGCAATCTCCAGACTACTAACCGCATATCGCCGCGACCATCGCGGGAAAATGCCCGACCAACTGTCCGCGCTTCAAAAATGGACTGTTGATCAATCCCGGGCAGATCCCGGGACTATCGCCCGCCTGTTCCGCGCACCCGCAGATCGGAACAACACGCGGCCCATCAGCTATTTCTACAGACCCAACGCCGCTACAGGCGAAGCCATTGTCGTGAGCTATTTCTATCCCGGTCGCCTCGTAGAACTGGTTCGACACACCGAAAACTATCGCGTACAGGACCGTCCCATTGGAAAAACACAAATAGATTCACTCGTAGAAATGGGCAAAACCCTCCTATCGCAAAACGACACCCTCGCCGTACCAATACTCACCGCACTCACCCACGTCGCGCCCGATCTGAAACTGGGGCATTGCCTCCTGGGCTATGCCTATTTAGAGGTAGAGAATTACGACCGCGCGCGAAACGCTTTTGAGCGCGCCATTGACCTCGACCACCGCCTATCCGAGGCGTACAACGGACTGGGGCTCGTCTTCCAAAATCGCCCCAAAGGCCTGTACAATGCCATCCGCTATTTCAGAAGAGCCTTGCAGTGGCCTCCAGATGAACGGCTATCGCAGCTATACAATATTCACCGCGATGCCCGCTTTAACATGGCGCAGACGCGATATAAACTCAAAGAATACGACACCAAACGCGACCTCGACCACGTCATCGCACTGGACCCGACCTACGCGCCGACCTACAAACTGCTGGGCAAATGGTGGGAAGAACAGGAAGAAGACTACGAACAGGCGGCCATGGCCTATGCCCGCTATATAACACTCGCGCCCGAAGACCCGGAAGGCAGAGAGTTGCTCTCAAGGGCCTATTTGCGAAGCAAAAACTTCGACCGCATCGTCCAATTGCTGGAAGATCACATCCGCGAGTACCCCGAAGAAATAACATCCCTGCCCATCCTGGCGCAGGCGTGTCTCGAACTGAAGCGTCCGAACTGGGCACAAACCTATTTTTCCCGCTATGTGGCGCACCTGGATCCGCAACACCGCGCACTATACGAAGACATCCGATTCCTCGCATCCGTCGAAGAACTCGAAGAATACAACAGCCTCGACACAGACGCGGCGCGTTCGTCATTTTTGCGACAGTTCTGGGCACTAAAAGATCCAAATTTGATCACCGCGACCAACGAACGCAAACTGGAGCACTACAGACGGGTATGGTATGCCCTGACAAATTTCTCAGAAGGGAAAAAGCCCTTTGACCGGCGCGGCGAGGTCTATATCCGCTTCGGAGAGCCTGACTATCGGTCGCGATCCAACATGTTAAACTTGCAACAAAGCCTATCAGTACAGCGGGTAAAAGAGCGCGTTGCCCAAACGCTATTTGGTGGCGAAGCCGCACAACAGACTTATTTTGGCCCGGTATATCCCGTGCGAGGACTTCAAACCAGACTAAGTGGTGCAACCCCAATCAGTATGCAACGCGAGGACGCATCCATGCAGCAGGCCATCGAACAATCACAGGAACGGGAGCGACAGGGACTCGAGTCGGGAGATGAAGAACAGCGCACTGTGCGTTCGGCACAGGCAACAGCCGATGACCAGACCGGAGAAGACATCAGCACTTTTGAACGGCGGGCGAATTCAGTCGTCAACGCCGGGAATATGGGCAGTGAATTTTTTAATCTCCAGCCGGATTTCAACGCGGTCTCCGTTCCGGAAGACGCCTCTATGGTGCGGTGGGAGACCTGGATCTATACCGATGTGAACGGGGGCATCGAAATAACCTTCACCGACGAAGCAATGACCGGCAGTTTCGACTACGCGCCCTCGCCTCTGGATCCCAACATCCCCATCCGCACACTGGCTCTACTCAACCGGTACAATCCCCGCAGAGTCACCGAATTTGCCGCTCGGGTAACGCCGGATTATTACGCAACCCCGGAAAACACCCGTCCCCTGGAATTCTATTACGACCTCGCGGATTTTCAGAGCCTCCAAAATGACGTAAGCGCGCTGGAAGTCTATACCGGAATCCCGCAGACACTGGGGCGGTACTTCGCCGAAAACAATACCACCGAGATGGTCGTAGAGCGAACCGTATCCCTCTTAAACGAACAGACCGGCGATGTGTATCGACGCACCGGCGATGTGCGATATCGCAATGCAGGCGATCAAACCGGCATACAGGGCGCCTTTATCCCCGATGTCGTGCGCCTGGACGCCCCGCCGGGATATTACAAGCTGGAAGTACATCTGCTGGACCGCCTGTCTGGGCGGCAGGGGCGGTATCGCCAGATAATCGAACTGGAGAAATATCAGACCCGCTCAATGAAAGTAAGCGATCTGGAACTGGCATGGCGCGTCGCAGAGGGCGGCCCCCAGGACAAATTCCGCAAAGGCGAGTTGCACGTCGTGCCCATGCCCACGCGAACTTACCCAAAAGGACAGAGCATCTTTGTCTATTACGAAATCTACAATCTAAAACGCGATGAATTCGGTCAGACCAGATACCAGGTAGAATACACGATCGCCCCAAAAGGCAAAGGCGTGGGCGGTGCCGTATCTCGCCTGGTGAGAACGCTCGGCGGCAAACGAGAAAAAGTGTTACTGGGATATGAACAGGTCGGAACAATGAACCTGGAAACCGTCTATACAGAATTGGAATTGGGCGACCGCGAACCGGGACGCTACGCACTGGAAGTCGTGATAACCGATTTGAACAGCGAACAGACCGCCTCTAAAAATGCCCTCTTTGTGGTAGCGCAATGA
- a CDS encoding GWxTD domain-containing protein, giving the protein MNIRHWTYFLLLFCFIGHAAAEDTDLDAVYLKAQALGRKTLIREALKTLNHAVPSSADSTLLLARIGHLYLRLQLPDSAEAAFVRALKNDPHQGESHLGMGRVLLEYRNKLKRATSHLEKAIQADSNRAESHEVLGRIYLARGKEKDALQAAKKALQINPRYGPGHLLLARLYRKKGDTSRALSHYNTYLSHGAQDETPALEFALEFLTEKRYNIVTQIAAHMADARRLPLLAQVLLASRRYEDALSVFQKYLEMLSPQEKAIYEDISLIATPEEIASYRAISDEDVDAFLNAFWIRKDPFGTTGGSQRRAEHYRRVWHARTFFGRYKYPFDQRGEIYIRYGEPDYRSTWREPNASIPIPVQRIQEKLAFQLYGRPGTTATYTGPVFPVRIALRNVESNLPLEEDDGTLGLRGWKPVTAGNDFSSVPWEVWIYPDINHGIEVVFTDEMHTNIFGYAPVPTIDREDAYDVASRGSPLRFLRLMNDFSPASQVAAAAAKKPERYDTSDLDPLNFYYEALSFRGKNGKTDLQINIGLPIDEVAISTDPDTTVVVERRIALVDDQNREAKRLREDVAIPLPPGLRGKSLIARDRIDIPLSPGEYDLAVQMWRIHTNRLGNYREKVRLHDFSGDSLMLSDLQIAQHIEEPTSVPQNQIDTLTARDKWRITTSPSRTFFPGTPIFVYFEIYNLTRDTFGQTRYEVAFAVAPEKGRELASQPRIRRRDGELITVQYEQTGRELWIADYVELDIGRVEPGRYRLLMTVKDLNSAQTATREGIFRISKR; this is encoded by the coding sequence ATGAATATTCGCCATTGGACATATTTTCTTTTACTTTTCTGCTTTATCGGACATGCCGCCGCCGAAGACACGGACCTGGACGCCGTATATCTCAAAGCCCAGGCACTCGGACGAAAAACCCTGATCAGAGAAGCACTCAAAACACTGAACCATGCCGTGCCGAGTTCTGCGGACTCCACCCTGCTACTCGCCCGTATCGGCCATCTCTATCTCCGACTCCAACTGCCCGACAGCGCAGAAGCCGCATTTGTTCGCGCCCTGAAAAACGACCCGCACCAGGGAGAGAGCCACCTGGGAATGGGACGCGTACTTCTGGAATATCGCAACAAACTCAAACGCGCGACCTCCCACCTCGAAAAGGCGATACAGGCCGACTCCAACCGCGCTGAAAGCCACGAAGTCCTCGGCAGAATCTATCTGGCGCGCGGGAAAGAAAAAGACGCCCTGCAAGCGGCCAAAAAAGCACTGCAAATCAACCCCCGCTATGGTCCCGGCCACCTGCTGCTGGCGCGTCTTTATCGCAAAAAAGGCGACACCTCCCGGGCACTATCCCACTACAACACCTACCTGTCCCACGGCGCGCAAGACGAAACACCCGCACTTGAATTTGCCCTTGAATTCTTGACCGAAAAACGCTACAACATCGTGACCCAGATCGCCGCGCACATGGCCGATGCGCGAAGACTTCCGCTATTGGCGCAAGTGCTACTGGCCTCGCGGCGTTATGAAGACGCCCTATCCGTATTTCAAAAATATCTGGAAATGCTGTCGCCACAGGAAAAAGCAATCTATGAAGACATTTCCCTGATCGCCACCCCGGAAGAAATCGCATCGTATCGCGCGATCTCAGACGAAGATGTGGACGCCTTTCTGAACGCCTTCTGGATCCGCAAGGACCCCTTTGGCACAACCGGAGGAAGCCAGAGACGCGCAGAACACTACCGCCGCGTCTGGCATGCGCGAACCTTCTTCGGGCGTTACAAATACCCCTTTGACCAGCGGGGCGAAATCTATATCCGATACGGCGAACCGGACTACCGCTCCACCTGGCGTGAACCAAACGCCAGCATACCGATCCCCGTGCAACGCATACAGGAAAAACTGGCATTTCAACTCTATGGTCGCCCCGGCACAACCGCGACCTACACCGGACCCGTATTCCCCGTCCGCATTGCGCTTCGAAACGTCGAAAGCAACCTCCCCCTCGAAGAAGACGACGGCACCCTTGGCTTGCGCGGGTGGAAACCCGTCACAGCCGGAAACGATTTCTCCAGCGTACCCTGGGAAGTGTGGATCTATCCCGACATCAACCACGGGATAGAAGTCGTATTCACCGACGAAATGCACACGAATATCTTCGGCTATGCTCCCGTCCCAACCATCGACAGAGAAGACGCTTATGACGTCGCTTCCCGCGGGTCCCCACTCAGATTCCTCCGACTCATGAACGACTTCTCGCCCGCATCGCAAGTCGCAGCAGCAGCGGCCAAAAAACCCGAACGCTACGACACATCCGACCTCGATCCCCTCAATTTCTATTACGAGGCCCTGTCGTTCCGCGGGAAAAATGGCAAAACAGACCTCCAGATCAACATCGGCCTCCCAATAGACGAAGTGGCGATATCCACCGACCCGGACACCACAGTCGTAGTCGAACGCCGCATCGCCCTCGTAGATGATCAGAATCGCGAAGCAAAACGCCTGCGGGAAGACGTCGCCATACCCCTTCCCCCCGGACTCCGCGGAAAAAGCCTGATCGCCAGAGACCGCATCGACATCCCCCTATCCCCCGGCGAATACGACCTCGCCGTACAAATGTGGCGAATTCACACCAACCGCCTGGGCAATTATCGGGAAAAAGTCCGCCTGCACGACTTTTCCGGTGACAGCTTGATGCTCAGCGATCTACAAATCGCACAGCATATTGAAGAACCGACTTCCGTACCCCAGAACCAGATCGACACCTTGACTGCGCGCGACAAATGGCGCATCACAACATCGCCGTCCCGCACCTTTTTCCCAGGCACGCCAATCTTCGTCTATTTTGAAATTTACAACCTGACGCGAGACACCTTTGGGCAAACGCGCTACGAAGTCGCCTTTGCCGTAGCACCGGAAAAGGGCCGCGAACTCGCCTCGCAACCCAGAATAAGGCGAAGAGACGGGGAACTCATCACCGTACAATACGAACAAACGGGCCGCGAACTCTGGATCGCCGACTACGTCGAACTGGACATCGGCCGCGTTGAACCCGGGCGGTATCGCTTGCTCATGACAGTAAAAGACCTCAACAGCGCCCAGACCGCTACTCGGGAAGGCATATTCCGAATTAGTAAGAGGTAA
- a CDS encoding glycosyltransferase, with amino-acid sequence MKTPLPDSRVIRKAFDEAAENRDRWRRRNRTYHQEVLRFCRCAIPEGSSVLIIGCGTGDLLAGLKPGRGLGIDFSEAMIKRARKKYPHLEFRVGRAENLPEGERFEWIILSDLLGFLPDIQRVFSELWKVVLPSSRVLITHYNPLWKPVLKTAEIFRLKMPEPVQNWLTHRDIQNLLYLSNFEEIRRESRLLLPRRVPLLAWLANRFLSRVPGLRRLCLIQTLVARPVFPAREASSVSCSVIIPCKNERGTVEAAIARTPVMGAHTELIFVVGNSTDGTAEEVERCIAVHSGTDIRLIRQTGTGKGDAVRQGFDAARGDILMILDGDLTVAPEDLPKFFDALISGRAELAVGSRLVYPMEQQAMRFLNLLGNRFFGWVLSCLLGQRILDTLCGTKVLFALDYKKLARARRDVCDFDPFGDFDLLLGASKLVRKIAEVPVRYRDRVYGTTQIHRFRHGFLLLRVCWTAFRKLH; translated from the coding sequence ATGAAAACCCCCCTTCCCGATAGCCGTGTCATTCGGAAAGCTTTCGACGAAGCCGCCGAAAACCGGGACCGTTGGCGCAGGCGCAACCGCACCTATCACCAGGAAGTCCTGCGATTTTGCCGTTGCGCAATACCCGAAGGATCGTCCGTCCTGATCATAGGATGCGGCACCGGCGACCTGCTCGCGGGCTTAAAACCGGGGCGGGGACTCGGCATTGACTTCAGCGAAGCAATGATAAAACGCGCGCGCAAAAAATACCCCCACCTCGAATTTCGCGTGGGGCGCGCCGAGAATTTACCCGAAGGGGAGCGATTCGAGTGGATCATCCTATCGGACCTGCTGGGTTTCCTGCCGGACATCCAGCGCGTATTCAGCGAATTGTGGAAAGTCGTACTACCCAGCTCCCGCGTCCTGATCACGCACTACAATCCCCTGTGGAAACCCGTACTAAAAACCGCGGAAATATTCCGCTTAAAAATGCCCGAACCCGTGCAAAACTGGTTGACACACCGGGACATTCAGAATTTACTTTATCTATCAAACTTTGAAGAAATACGACGAGAAAGCCGCCTGCTCTTGCCCCGCCGCGTACCGCTACTCGCATGGCTTGCAAATCGCTTCCTGTCGAGAGTGCCGGGACTGAGACGCCTGTGCCTCATACAAACACTCGTCGCGCGTCCCGTCTTCCCTGCGCGGGAAGCATCCTCAGTCTCTTGCTCGGTCATAATACCCTGCAAAAACGAGCGAGGCACAGTAGAAGCCGCAATAGCGCGCACACCTGTGATGGGAGCGCATACAGAACTAATCTTTGTCGTGGGCAATTCAACAGACGGCACAGCCGAAGAAGTCGAGCGCTGCATAGCGGTACATAGTGGAACAGACATCCGCCTGATCCGACAAACCGGAACCGGCAAAGGAGACGCCGTACGACAGGGATTTGACGCAGCCAGAGGCGATATATTGATGATCCTGGACGGCGATTTAACCGTCGCCCCAGAAGACTTGCCCAAATTCTTCGACGCCCTGATATCTGGCCGCGCCGAACTCGCCGTGGGATCCCGCCTCGTATATCCCATGGAACAACAAGCCATGCGATTCCTGAATCTTCTGGGCAACCGGTTTTTCGGCTGGGTATTGAGCTGCCTCCTGGGACAGCGCATCCTGGATACCCTGTGCGGCACCAAAGTCCTGTTCGCCCTGGACTACAAAAAATTAGCCAGAGCGCGTCGAGACGTATGCGATTTTGACCCCTTTGGCGACTTCGACCTCCTCCTCGGCGCGTCCAAACTGGTCCGCAAAATCGCAGAAGTACCGGTGCGCTATCGGGATCGGGTGTACGGAACCACGCAGATCCACCGCTTTCGGCACGGCTTTTTGCTATTGCGCGTATGCTGGACTGCTTTTCGCAAACTGCATTGA
- a CDS encoding tetratricopeptide repeat protein, translated as MTIVCTLFGRLPGLHPGNRPLYSVQKMPVNQRGKTYPLVAVGLAAFLVFANSLSNGLVYDDHFLIERNRLLREADVWGILTTHYWAGYEGEANINGQYRPLTVLSFMLDGLGGIWPFRFHLTNTILHVVNSLLAYLLCLNLGLKRGAILAALLFAVHPIHAEVVAGITFGRADLLAGLFSLTTLLLYIFWHNRGAEKYYGLALAGFFLALLSKESAIVLLGLVIAVDLTLSHGNGIRNLLWQRSVRWAGFIGIFVLYLTMRKVAAGLGFSAENILALNNPLIDQPLDHRLLTAAGLFWKYCILILFPIKLSVDYSYSAIPVITSILAPEATAGIILGIAGLLLWAGAFYKRWPCVFFALSLFFVPYSAVSQTLVLINAIFQERFLYIPVLGVFALFGLGFEHLEKQRKTVAIALAALILVAYSARTIIRNADWRDDLTLYQSAVTAYPESAKMQHALGDALSERGRISDAETAYRKALSIRESALTYNNLGNIYAATGRFKGATTAYQKAVEIEPDYIEAYMNKGLAAMQAEQITDAHSAFERAAILDPTNAEIFYNLGVVREKLGRPAHATTAYARAIALRPNWAEAYFNLGKAHRDNGEKTAAIQAYTRFIELWRGDPQVAQLARRELEKLNENPPSR; from the coding sequence ATGACCATAGTTTGTACACTTTTTGGGCGACTGCCGGGGTTGCACCCTGGCAATCGCCCTTTGTATTCTGTACAAAAAATGCCTGTAAATCAACGTGGGAAAACCTATCCTCTTGTCGCGGTGGGATTGGCGGCCTTTCTGGTATTCGCAAACAGCCTGAGCAACGGATTGGTCTATGACGACCACTTCCTGATCGAGCGCAACCGCTTGCTGCGCGAAGCCGATGTGTGGGGCATTTTAACCACGCACTACTGGGCTGGATATGAAGGCGAAGCCAATATCAATGGACAATATCGTCCCCTCACAGTCCTGTCTTTTATGCTGGACGGCCTGGGAGGGATCTGGCCCTTCCGATTTCACCTGACCAATACAATCCTGCACGTGGTCAACAGCCTCCTCGCCTATCTCCTCTGCCTGAATCTGGGCTTGAAGCGGGGCGCAATCCTGGCCGCACTGCTATTTGCCGTACATCCCATCCATGCCGAAGTCGTCGCCGGCATAACATTTGGGCGCGCAGATCTATTGGCTGGCCTGTTTTCTCTAACAACCCTGCTCCTGTACATCTTCTGGCACAACCGGGGCGCGGAAAAGTACTACGGATTGGCCCTCGCGGGATTCTTTCTCGCCTTGCTCTCCAAAGAAAGCGCGATAGTCTTACTGGGGCTGGTCATCGCCGTCGATCTAACCCTGTCCCACGGGAATGGGATACGCAATCTCCTGTGGCAGCGCAGCGTGCGCTGGGCTGGCTTCATCGGGATTTTTGTCCTCTATCTAACCATGCGAAAAGTCGCTGCGGGCCTGGGATTCTCAGCCGAAAATATACTCGCTCTCAACAACCCACTCATAGACCAGCCCCTCGACCACAGACTCTTGACAGCCGCCGGACTCTTTTGGAAATACTGCATTCTCATTTTGTTTCCCATCAAATTATCCGTAGATTACTCTTACAGCGCCATACCCGTCATCACCTCTATACTCGCGCCCGAAGCAACAGCGGGCATAATCCTCGGCATCGCAGGACTATTATTGTGGGCAGGTGCTTTTTACAAGCGCTGGCCCTGCGTATTTTTTGCTCTATCATTATTCTTTGTACCCTATTCAGCCGTATCGCAAACACTCGTATTGATCAACGCCATTTTCCAGGAGCGATTTCTATACATCCCCGTCCTCGGTGTGTTCGCACTGTTTGGCCTGGGATTTGAACACCTTGAAAAACAACGAAAAACGGTCGCCATTGCCCTCGCCGCCCTCATTCTCGTGGCCTATAGCGCCCGGACCATTATCCGAAATGCGGACTGGCGAGACGACTTAACACTTTATCAAAGTGCAGTAACAGCGTATCCCGAAAGCGCGAAAATGCAACACGCCCTGGGCGACGCCCTATCTGAACGCGGTCGGATATCCGATGCCGAAACAGCTTATCGAAAAGCACTATCCATCCGGGAAAGTGCCCTGACCTATAACAACCTGGGAAATATCTACGCCGCAACGGGTCGCTTTAAGGGAGCGACAACCGCGTATCAAAAAGCAGTAGAAATAGAACCGGATTACATCGAAGCCTACATGAACAAAGGGCTCGCGGCAATGCAGGCCGAACAAATAACCGACGCGCATTCGGCCTTTGAACGAGCAGCCATTCTCGACCCGACCAACGCAGAAATTTTCTACAACCTAGGCGTAGTCCGCGAAAAATTGGGCCGCCCCGCACATGCCACTACTGCTTATGCCCGCGCCATAGCATTGCGCCCAAATTGGGCTGAAGCGTATTTTAACCTGGGAAAAGCCCATCGAGACAACGGCGAAAAAACCGCAGCCATACAGGCGTACACGCGCTTTATAGAACTCTGGCGGGGGGACCCGCAAGTCGCGCAACTGGCACGCCGAGAATTGGAAAAACTCAATGAAAACCCCCCTTCCCGATAG
- a CDS encoding PorV/PorQ family protein: MKQKNLILTAFLSLLLIASPALGLEYEGVTAIEGVKKVNIAGMQFLKIGQGARAVGMGDSYTAIADDINAIFWNGAGLTHVEKFAYQANYTKWLAGTELYSAAAVFNTHSSRGEVLGISLITQQVEPIEETTIFQPSGTGQFVDVNYMAVGLLYAIKFTDKFSFSAKANYVQEKLYTQKTSTFTIDLGSHFYTGFRSLRVAMSFKNFGPDQKSREEAFSYLMPLTYNMGLAAEVYGEKGDPTYLTLAAESVFPVDFEQRYHFGAELWVQNLVAVRAGYKWNYDLESFAFGAGVKQTVGGRTFVVDVSYSLLKDIDGVALFDSPLRISIGGTF; the protein is encoded by the coding sequence GTGAAACAGAAAAATCTCATACTTACAGCGTTCCTGAGCCTGCTGCTGATCGCCAGTCCCGCTCTGGGGCTTGAATATGAAGGCGTAACCGCGATCGAAGGGGTCAAGAAAGTCAACATCGCAGGCATGCAGTTTTTGAAAATCGGACAGGGTGCTCGTGCCGTGGGGATGGGTGATTCATACACGGCAATTGCCGATGATATCAACGCCATCTTCTGGAACGGCGCCGGGCTAACCCACGTGGAAAAATTCGCCTATCAGGCCAATTACACCAAGTGGCTGGCAGGCACAGAACTGTATTCGGCGGCAGCCGTCTTCAACACCCACTCGTCTCGAGGTGAAGTTCTGGGTATCAGCCTGATCACACAGCAGGTCGAACCCATTGAAGAAACCACCATCTTCCAGCCGAGTGGAACGGGTCAGTTTGTCGATGTGAACTACATGGCGGTGGGCTTGCTCTACGCCATAAAATTCACAGACAAATTCTCGTTCAGTGCCAAAGCCAACTATGTGCAGGAAAAACTCTACACGCAAAAAACCAGCACATTTACCATAGACCTGGGCAGTCATTTCTACACCGGGTTTAGAAGCCTGCGCGTGGCAATGTCGTTCAAGAACTTCGGACCAGACCAGAAATCCAGGGAAGAGGCATTCTCCTACCTGATGCCCCTGACCTACAACATGGGCCTGGCCGCCGAAGTTTATGGCGAAAAAGGCGATCCGACCTATTTGACGCTGGCGGCCGAGAGCGTATTTCCCGTAGATTTCGAGCAACGCTATCACTTTGGCGCAGAACTCTGGGTCCAGAATCTGGTAGCTGTGCGCGCGGGCTATAAGTGGAACTACGATCTCGAATCCTTTGCCTTTGGCGCTGGTGTCAAGCAAACAGTAGGCGGACGCACCTTCGTGGTAGATGTGTCCTATTCGCTGCTGAAGGATATCGACGGCGTGGCACTATTCGACTCGCCCCTGCGCATATCAATAGGCGGCACGTTCTAA